Proteins found in one Cobetia sp. L2A1 genomic segment:
- a CDS encoding HIT domain-containing protein encodes MNDFYLHSRLEADTHFVADLALCSVRLMNDSRYPWLMMIPRRADIREVYELDSTSQNQLWHETTLLGELLMQVSGGEKLNIGTLGNVVSQLHVHVIARSSDDATWPGPVWGVGRPEAYDSEALTVLIDTLRMRIAELPSYSF; translated from the coding sequence ATGAACGATTTCTACCTGCACTCAAGACTGGAAGCAGACACTCACTTCGTGGCCGATCTGGCACTTTGCAGCGTGCGTCTGATGAATGATTCGCGCTATCCCTGGCTGATGATGATTCCACGACGTGCCGATATCCGAGAGGTCTATGAGCTGGACAGTACCTCCCAGAACCAGCTGTGGCATGAAACCACGTTGCTGGGCGAGCTGCTGATGCAGGTCAGTGGCGGCGAGAAACTCAACATTGGCACGCTGGGCAATGTCGTCTCGCAGCTGCACGTGCACGTGATCGCCCGCAGCAGCGATGATGCCACCTGGCCGGGCCCGGTGTGGGGCGTAGGCCGTCCGGAAGCCTACGATAGCGAAGCACTGACGGTGCTGATTGATACGCTACGCATGAGGATTGCCGAGCTGCCGAGCTATTCCTTCTAG
- a CDS encoding TAXI family TRAP transporter solute-binding subunit, whose product MQKRQFLKAGLGLAIAASLGLSAVAQAEGSYIMGTATTGGTFYPVGVALSTLIKVKLEPTNGISVSAISSAGSGENLKLMDEDQAQFGIIQGLYGAWAWNGTPPVNKAHKNLRSISMLWQNVEHFVARNDEVKTGTIDDMTNFYGESFSIGKKNSGTEGSGLYILDQLGVDTSKINLAYMGYGPSADAMQNGNIDGMNIPAGAPASAVTRAYANLGDEITTLDFTAEQLAKVNSEFELWTPYEIAADTYPGQTKAINTIAQPNILVVRDDVSEEDVYQITKTMYENLPFLNNIHPATKAMALDKAIVGLPLPLHPGAARYFKEQGIEIPARLIAE is encoded by the coding sequence ATGCAAAAGCGCCAGTTCCTCAAGGCCGGTCTCGGTCTCGCCATCGCAGCCTCTCTTGGTCTCAGTGCCGTAGCCCAGGCGGAAGGCAGTTACATCATGGGTACCGCCACCACTGGCGGCACCTTCTATCCGGTCGGGGTGGCACTGTCCACGCTGATCAAGGTCAAGCTTGAGCCGACCAACGGCATTTCAGTCTCTGCGATCTCGTCTGCCGGGTCCGGTGAGAATCTCAAGCTGATGGATGAAGATCAGGCTCAGTTCGGCATCATCCAGGGCCTCTATGGCGCCTGGGCATGGAATGGCACTCCGCCGGTCAACAAGGCGCACAAGAACCTGCGTAGCATCTCGATGCTGTGGCAGAACGTCGAGCACTTCGTGGCACGCAATGATGAAGTCAAGACCGGCACCATCGATGACATGACCAACTTCTACGGTGAAAGCTTCTCGATCGGCAAGAAGAACTCCGGTACTGAAGGCTCTGGTCTCTACATCCTTGATCAGCTGGGCGTGGATACCAGCAAGATCAACCTGGCCTACATGGGTTACGGCCCGAGCGCCGATGCCATGCAGAACGGCAATATCGATGGCATGAATATCCCCGCCGGCGCACCGGCCTCCGCCGTGACACGTGCTTACGCCAACCTGGGTGACGAGATCACCACACTGGACTTCACCGCAGAGCAGCTGGCCAAGGTCAATTCCGAGTTCGAGCTGTGGACACCTTACGAAATTGCCGCTGACACCTATCCGGGTCAGACCAAGGCGATCAATACCATTGCCCAGCCGAACATCCTGGTCGTGCGTGATGATGTCTCCGAAGAAGACGTCTATCAGATCACCAAGACCATGTACGAGAACCTGCCGTTCTTGAACAACATCCACCCGGCCACCAAGGCGATGGCGCTGGACAAGGCCATCGTGGGCTTGCCGTTGCCGCTGCATCCGGGCGCTGCGCGCTACTTCAAGGAACAGGGCATCGAGATTCCGGCACGTCTGATTGCCGAGTGA
- a CDS encoding TRAP transporter permease, translated as MDLPWLGRAVFVLSIVICFAHLYFNTLSTLSELWVSALHFGLFGLLCALTIPMLTPASDSGKRWVLGVDIVLGLAALACGLYLIGFEDALYDRGVVFSTADWVVSIVAVGLILEFARRTTGWFIPVLCLIALTYVAWWGKYVGGVFNFPGLTWETVLFRSFIGGEGMLGSIARISWSFVFMFILFGAFLVKSGAGDFIIDLARCAAGRFKGGPGFVAVFASGLMGSVSGSSVANTVSTGVITIPLMQRAGFPARFAAGVEAAASTGGQLMPPVMGAGAFIMASYTQVPYLTIVGVAALPALLYFLSVAMFVRIEAKRSDATALDDPEGPRLKDVLKDGWHYLAPLVVLVGALIYGFTPTYAAGIAILSVIVASWLSKNPMKVADILDAMLSGVRNMTTTAVLLITVGLIVNVVSTTGIGNIFSLMITDWAGGSLLITIILVALASLILGMGLPVTASYIVLATLSAPALYNLIAHSQLVDLLAAGNLPDQAKAIFMLAAPDKLDLLGAPMNMDAARELLALVPDTFQSQLYEQALSPHALAMALVSAHMIIFWLSQDSNVTPPVCLTAFAAAAIAKTPPMKTGLTAWKIAKGLYIVPLLFAWSPLISGDIGEMLTVFVFALFGIYAIVAGMEGYLEHELPWWLRLAMFPLGALMLWPHDMLAVDLGGLAVFLLVLTYSVRQSNRQAALAH; from the coding sequence ATGGATTTGCCCTGGTTGGGGCGTGCCGTCTTCGTGCTCTCCATTGTCATATGCTTCGCACACCTGTACTTCAACACGCTTTCTACCCTGTCGGAGCTATGGGTCAGTGCGCTGCACTTCGGCCTGTTTGGCCTGTTGTGCGCGCTGACCATCCCGATGCTCACGCCTGCGAGTGATAGTGGCAAGCGCTGGGTGCTAGGCGTAGATATCGTGCTCGGGCTGGCGGCATTGGCGTGTGGGCTGTATCTGATCGGCTTTGAGGATGCGCTCTATGATCGCGGTGTGGTGTTCTCCACTGCTGATTGGGTGGTCTCCATCGTCGCTGTCGGTCTGATTCTTGAGTTCGCACGCCGCACCACCGGCTGGTTCATTCCGGTGCTGTGTCTGATCGCGCTGACCTACGTGGCCTGGTGGGGCAAGTATGTCGGCGGCGTATTCAACTTCCCGGGCCTGACCTGGGAGACAGTGCTGTTCAGAAGCTTCATCGGTGGCGAAGGGATGCTGGGGTCGATTGCACGCATCTCCTGGTCCTTCGTGTTCATGTTCATCCTGTTCGGCGCCTTCCTGGTCAAGTCCGGTGCAGGTGACTTCATCATTGATCTGGCGCGCTGCGCGGCGGGTCGATTCAAGGGTGGCCCGGGCTTCGTGGCCGTGTTCGCCTCTGGCCTGATGGGATCGGTGTCCGGTTCCAGTGTCGCCAATACGGTTTCTACCGGTGTGATAACGATTCCCCTGATGCAGCGTGCGGGCTTCCCTGCGCGCTTCGCGGCAGGCGTTGAGGCTGCAGCCTCTACCGGTGGCCAGCTGATGCCGCCCGTCATGGGCGCAGGCGCCTTCATCATGGCGTCTTACACTCAAGTGCCTTATCTGACCATCGTCGGCGTGGCAGCATTGCCGGCACTGCTCTACTTCCTGTCTGTCGCGATGTTCGTGCGTATCGAAGCCAAGCGTTCTGACGCCACGGCGCTGGATGATCCTGAAGGTCCGCGTCTCAAGGACGTGTTGAAGGATGGCTGGCACTACCTGGCGCCGCTGGTGGTGCTGGTGGGCGCGCTGATCTACGGCTTCACACCGACCTATGCCGCCGGTATCGCGATCCTGTCTGTCATCGTGGCCTCGTGGCTGTCGAAGAACCCGATGAAGGTCGCTGATATTCTTGATGCCATGCTGTCCGGCGTGCGCAACATGACAACGACGGCGGTGCTGTTGATTACTGTCGGACTGATCGTCAATGTCGTGTCTACCACCGGTATTGGCAATATCTTCTCGTTGATGATCACCGATTGGGCCGGCGGTAGCCTGCTGATCACCATCATTCTGGTGGCATTGGCTTCGTTGATTCTGGGAATGGGCTTGCCGGTGACGGCGTCCTATATCGTGCTGGCGACTCTGTCTGCGCCGGCACTGTATAACTTGATCGCTCATTCTCAGCTGGTGGACTTGCTTGCAGCAGGTAACCTGCCGGATCAGGCCAAGGCGATCTTCATGCTGGCGGCCCCTGACAAATTGGACCTGCTGGGCGCACCGATGAACATGGATGCGGCGCGTGAGTTGCTGGCACTGGTGCCGGATACCTTCCAGAGTCAGCTGTATGAGCAGGCGCTGTCGCCCCATGCTCTGGCCATGGCGCTGGTAAGTGCCCACATGATCATCTTCTGGCTGTCTCAGGATTCCAACGTGACACCGCCGGTGTGTCTGACCGCCTTCGCGGCCGCCGCGATTGCCAAGACGCCACCGATGAAGACGGGGCTGACGGCCTGGAAGATTGCCAAGGGGCTGTATATCGTGCCGCTGCTGTTCGCATGGAGTCCGCTGATTTCAGGGGACATCGGCGAGATGCTGACGGTCTTCGTGTTCGCGCTGTTCGGTATCTACGCTATCGTGGCGGGCATGGAAGGCTATCTCGAGCATGAGTTGCCGTGGTGGCTACGTCTGGCCATGTTCCCGCTGGGTGCACTGATGCTGTGGCCGCATGACATGCTGGCAGTGGATCTGGGCGGATTGGCCGTCTTCCTGTTGGTGCTGACGTATAGTGTTCGTCAGAGCAATCGGCAGGCAGCGCTGGCGCACTGA
- a CDS encoding sulfite exporter TauE/SafE family protein codes for MASEVAGLAVGLDVGSVLALIALGGVAGFINVLSAGGSMLTLPLLMFLGLPPAQANATNRVAIALQSATATSTFLRAGAHNMGVAWRLALPAVVGAMLGAWMATRISAEAFESVLIVVMVVCSVLMLLPTPTLDTRELTKERITPTVLVAMFGIGIYGGFIQVGVGVLFIVVLYRLLRIDLTQVNVFKVFIVLMYTLPALAVFVLDGQVRWAFGLVLALGNMSGAFLGARVNMSPAGARWVKWLTVAVIFIIVLRLLLT; via the coding sequence ATGGCATCTGAAGTTGCAGGCTTGGCGGTGGGGTTGGATGTCGGTAGTGTTCTGGCGCTGATTGCGCTGGGCGGTGTTGCCGGGTTCATCAATGTGCTGTCTGCTGGCGGCTCGATGCTGACGCTGCCGCTGTTGATGTTCCTGGGGCTGCCACCAGCGCAGGCCAACGCTACCAATCGGGTCGCGATTGCGTTGCAGAGTGCCACCGCCACTAGCACTTTCCTGCGTGCTGGCGCGCACAACATGGGTGTCGCCTGGCGGCTGGCGTTACCGGCAGTGGTAGGCGCCATGTTGGGTGCCTGGATGGCGACGCGTATCAGTGCCGAGGCATTCGAGAGTGTGCTGATCGTGGTGATGGTGGTGTGTTCGGTATTGATGCTGTTGCCGACCCCGACACTCGATACCCGCGAGCTGACGAAGGAGCGCATCACGCCGACCGTTCTGGTCGCGATGTTCGGCATCGGCATCTATGGTGGCTTCATTCAGGTCGGCGTCGGGGTGCTGTTTATCGTAGTGCTCTATCGGTTGCTACGAATCGATCTCACGCAGGTAAATGTCTTCAAGGTCTTCATCGTACTGATGTACACCCTGCCTGCATTGGCGGTGTTCGTGCTTGATGGACAGGTACGCTGGGCCTTCGGGCTGGTGCTGGCGCTCGGCAACATGAGTGGTGCTTTCCTGGGTGCGCGGGTCAACATGAGTCCGGCAGGCGCACGCTGGGTCAAATGGCTGACGGTGGCGGTGATTTTCATTATCGTGTTGCGTCTCTTGCTGACCTGA
- a CDS encoding zinc-dependent alcohol dehydrogenase family protein — protein sequence MQAMVIEQYGGPEVFVEREVDTPTPGRGQVRIKVVASSINPIETKLRSGLVKSHPDFPAILNGDVAGVIDAIGEGVSDFSVGDEVLGCAGGVKGWQGALADFMIADTRVIVKRPSLAALTLEECAALPLVFLTAWVALVSRSQIKEGENVLIHAGTGGVGHVAIQIAKYLGAKVTTTVSSDEKAELARQLGADEVINYREETVSEYVARLTSGRGFDLVFDTVGGDNLDRSIEATATSGRLCSINTRSTHDLSQLHAKNLSLHVIFRSIPLLTGIGMDDQPALLNALSEMLEAGAVRPLLDEHQFSFRDIAKAHALIESGDALGKILLVNR from the coding sequence ATGCAAGCCATGGTCATCGAGCAGTACGGCGGTCCCGAGGTGTTTGTAGAGCGCGAGGTGGATACACCAACCCCAGGGCGTGGTCAGGTACGCATCAAGGTGGTGGCCTCTAGCATCAACCCTATCGAGACCAAGCTGCGCAGCGGACTGGTCAAGTCACATCCTGATTTTCCAGCCATTCTCAACGGTGATGTGGCAGGCGTGATTGATGCCATCGGGGAAGGCGTGAGTGACTTCTCGGTCGGTGACGAGGTGTTGGGTTGTGCTGGTGGGGTGAAGGGCTGGCAGGGCGCACTGGCTGATTTCATGATTGCCGATACGCGTGTCATCGTGAAGCGCCCGAGTCTTGCGGCACTGACGCTGGAAGAGTGTGCAGCACTGCCATTGGTCTTCTTGACCGCTTGGGTGGCGCTGGTCTCGCGCAGTCAGATCAAGGAAGGCGAGAATGTACTGATTCACGCCGGTACCGGTGGGGTAGGTCATGTTGCCATCCAGATTGCCAAGTATCTGGGCGCGAAGGTCACCACGACGGTCTCCAGCGATGAAAAGGCCGAATTGGCGCGCCAACTGGGTGCCGATGAAGTCATCAACTATCGTGAAGAAACCGTCAGCGAATATGTGGCACGCCTGACCTCTGGTCGTGGTTTTGATCTGGTTTTCGACACCGTAGGTGGTGATAACCTCGACCGCTCCATCGAGGCGACCGCCACCTCGGGTCGTCTATGCTCCATCAACACCCGTTCGACGCATGACTTGAGTCAGTTACATGCCAAGAACCTGTCACTGCATGTCATCTTCCGCTCCATACCGCTACTGACGGGGATTGGCATGGATGACCAGCCTGCATTGCTCAACGCGCTGAGCGAGATGCTGGAAGCCGGCGCGGTGCGTCCGCTACTCGACGAGCATCAGTTCAGCTTCCGTGATATTGCCAAGGCACACGCACTGATTGAATCAGGCGACGCACTGGGCAAGATCCTGCTGGTGAATCGCTGA
- a CDS encoding entericidin A/B family lipoprotein yields the protein MMHVTRLMIVALLVASVALTGCNTVAGFGKDLEHLGGKIDNAAS from the coding sequence ATGATGCACGTGACTCGCTTGATGATTGTCGCGCTATTGGTGGCAAGCGTGGCCTTGACGGGCTGCAATACGGTGGCCGGTTTCGGCAAGGATCTCGAGCATCTAGGCGGGAAGATCGATAACGCGGCCAGCTGA
- a CDS encoding entericidin A/B family lipoprotein, whose amino-acid sequence MRRFMMMTGSALLFSLFLGGCNTVEGFGQDLEHLGGSIENSAS is encoded by the coding sequence ATGCGACGATTCATGATGATGACCGGCTCTGCACTCCTGTTCAGCCTGTTTCTTGGTGGCTGCAATACCGTGGAAGGCTTTGGGCAAGATCTCGAGCATCTGGGTGGTTCAATCGAAAATTCTGCCAGTTGA
- a CDS encoding entericidin A/B family lipoprotein: MTRTIALIFASFFTLAALSGCNTVDGAGQDVEHAGEAVQDAAQ, from the coding sequence ATGACTCGCACCATCGCACTGATTTTCGCGTCTTTCTTCACTCTGGCGGCGCTGTCTGGCTGCAACACCGTTGATGGGGCCGGGCAGGATGTCGAGCATGCCGGTGAAGCGGTTCAGGACGCGGCCCAATAA
- a CDS encoding LysR family transcriptional regulator, with product MDHRQLGFLVALASERHFGRAARVCHVTQPTLSARLKQLEEELGTALVIRGHRFEGFTPEGERVLTHARRILAELDELKGDLAPGAVLTGRLTLGVVPSALGAVGDFLPRLREAYPQLSLRLRELSTSSLAQGLEDGELDLAVGYPAAPAMSSFACRPLYQEHSALIASREHFSLPTAPEWGCLRDYPLVLLTPEMQQRRRLNQQFERLGLRPSPLLEANSIAALGVMLEAGLGVSVLAEGLADARLGKNLVAQRLPGDGETVGLLWRAGQQRSRRLSAVLELLR from the coding sequence ATGGATCATCGTCAGCTAGGCTTTCTGGTCGCCCTGGCCAGTGAACGCCATTTTGGACGAGCGGCGCGGGTCTGCCATGTCACCCAGCCGACACTATCGGCGCGCCTCAAGCAGCTTGAAGAGGAATTGGGAACGGCGCTGGTCATCCGTGGACATCGTTTTGAAGGTTTTACGCCGGAAGGGGAGCGCGTCCTGACGCATGCCCGGCGCATTCTGGCCGAGCTGGATGAGCTAAAGGGAGACTTGGCGCCAGGTGCCGTCCTGACTGGGCGCTTGACGCTGGGCGTGGTGCCGTCGGCACTCGGCGCAGTGGGCGATTTTCTGCCGCGACTGCGTGAGGCCTATCCTCAATTGTCATTGCGACTGCGTGAGCTATCTACCTCATCGCTGGCGCAGGGGTTGGAGGATGGCGAGCTGGATCTTGCGGTCGGCTATCCTGCTGCTCCCGCGATGAGTAGCTTTGCCTGTCGACCGTTGTATCAGGAGCACTCGGCGCTGATTGCCAGTCGGGAGCATTTCAGTTTGCCGACTGCACCTGAATGGGGCTGCCTGCGTGACTATCCATTGGTACTGCTGACGCCAGAGATGCAGCAACGGCGTCGACTCAATCAGCAGTTTGAGCGACTGGGCCTGCGCCCGTCGCCATTACTGGAGGCGAACTCGATTGCCGCTCTGGGCGTGATGCTGGAGGCTGGATTGGGTGTCAGTGTACTGGCAGAGGGGTTGGCGGATGCACGGTTAGGCAAGAATCTGGTTGCTCAGCGCTTGCCTGGCGATGGCGAGACAGTAGGTCTCCTGTGGCGTGCAGGCCAGCAGCGCAGTCGGCGTCTGTCAGCGGTACTGGAGTTGCTGCGCTAG
- the trhO gene encoding oxygen-dependent tRNA uridine(34) hydroxylase TrhO — MTPVTPDSAPRPSPLVPAHVVCALYKFVALEDFEALRDPLLAVMDEHNIRGTLLLAREGINGTVSGSRAGVDALLGWLTADPRLAELDTKQSLTEQAPFLRAKVKLKREIVTMGVEGIDPRHTVGTYVEPKDWNALISDPEVLLIDTRNDYEVEVGTFEGAVNPNTTAFRDFPEYVSRELDPQKHRKVAMFCTGGIRCEKSTAYLKEQGFDEVYHLKGGILKYLEDVPEADTLWRGECFVFDERVTVDHQLRPGQYDQCHACRLPITAEDQQSELYQKGVSCPRCYHTQSDAQKKRFAERENQIQLARERGEAHLGMDAVAQMQARREAKQQQRDAARLAALKGNKKS; from the coding sequence ATGACACCTGTGACTCCAGACTCTGCCCCGCGCCCCAGTCCACTGGTACCTGCCCACGTGGTCTGCGCACTCTACAAGTTCGTCGCACTTGAAGACTTCGAGGCATTGCGCGACCCACTGCTGGCTGTCATGGATGAGCACAATATTCGCGGCACTCTGCTGCTGGCACGTGAAGGCATCAATGGCACGGTCTCCGGCTCACGCGCGGGTGTCGATGCACTGCTCGGATGGCTGACCGCCGACCCGCGGCTGGCGGAGCTCGATACCAAGCAGTCACTGACCGAGCAGGCGCCTTTCCTGCGTGCCAAGGTCAAGCTCAAGCGAGAGATCGTGACCATGGGCGTCGAGGGAATCGATCCGCGCCATACCGTCGGTACCTATGTAGAGCCGAAAGACTGGAATGCGCTGATTTCTGATCCAGAAGTACTGCTGATCGACACGCGCAACGACTACGAAGTGGAAGTGGGGACGTTTGAAGGTGCCGTCAACCCGAACACCACCGCTTTCCGCGACTTTCCCGAATATGTGTCGCGCGAGCTGGACCCGCAGAAGCACCGCAAGGTAGCGATGTTCTGTACCGGAGGCATTCGCTGTGAGAAATCGACGGCCTACCTCAAGGAGCAGGGCTTCGATGAGGTCTATCACCTCAAGGGCGGCATTCTGAAGTACCTTGAGGATGTGCCGGAGGCGGATACCCTGTGGCGCGGGGAATGCTTCGTCTTTGATGAACGTGTCACCGTTGATCATCAGTTGCGCCCCGGCCAGTACGACCAGTGCCATGCCTGCCGCCTGCCGATCACCGCCGAAGATCAGCAGAGCGAGCTATACCAGAAAGGTGTCAGCTGTCCGCGCTGCTATCACACACAGAGTGACGCACAGAAGAAGCGCTTTGCCGAGCGCGAAAACCAGATTCAGCTCGCGCGTGAACGCGGCGAAGCGCACCTGGGGATGGATGCCGTCGCACAGATGCAGGCCCGCCGTGAAGCCAAGCAGCAGCAACGCGATGCGGCACGTCTCGCTGCGCTCAAGGGCAACAAGAAGAGCTGA